GGTTGACTCGTGTAGCTATTATTAAACCTTTTGTTGATTTAAAAACTTTTGAAGAAGTCTTAGTAATTACTGATTTTTAATTCAGGAGGCGGGTAGATGCAGTACCTAGTCTATTTTGTATTAATGTTAATTTCATTAGTTTTACAAATAACTATATTTGCTTTTTATCCAGTCTGGGGGGTAACTCCAGACTTGCTTTTAATTATAGTAATTAGTTCAGCATTGCTTAATGGTTATCGTAAAGGGGCTTATATAGGATTTTTCACAGGACTTATTCAAGATGTATTTTCAAGTGGATTATTTGGTAGTAATATAGTTATTAAATTAATCCTTGGTTATGCATGTGGATTTTTACAAAAGAAGATATACCCTAAAAGCATTATTATTCCTGGACTTGTTATAACTGTATCTACTATTTTCAGTCAACTTTTAATGGTGATTTTAACTGATCATATTATGCTACAGGCTGAACTTTGGACTCGATTTAAAGAGGTTACACTTCCGTTAATTATTTATCATATTTTATTATCTCTATTTATTTATCCTATGATGTATTACATTAAATATAAATTTTTAGATAATTATTTAAAATAGTAGGAGGAAATTGAGTTGGGTGTAGAAAATAAATTTAACCAACGTGTAAAGTATTTTGGAATAATAATTATTATTTTATTTGTAACCTTAATTGGGAGAAGTTTTTATTTGCAGATTATATTAGGCAATAAGTATCAGAAATTGGCTAATGGAAATCGAATAGATATTAGAGATATTCAAGCGCCAAGAGGTAAGATTAAGACTAAAGACGGTAGAGTATTAGTCTCAAATCGTTTAGCATATACAGTTTCTATTATTCCCGAAAAGGCTCAAGAAGAATTAACTCTTACTTTAAAGAAGTTAGGAGAAATATTAAAGGTTAAACCAACCAAATTAAGAGATAAGATTGAAAAAAAGGGTAATCATAAAAGTGTAGTATTAAAAAGAGATATAAGCCAAGAAGAATTAGTGATTATTGAAGAAAGTAAAAGTGAATTACCAGGGGTAATTATTGATAAATTGCCGGTTAGAGATTATGTTTATGGTCATTTCGCTAGTCATATGCTCGGCTATGTAGGTGAAATTTCTGCATCTCAATTAAAAGAATATGAGCAGTTTGGTTATGAAACTAATGATATTGTAGGAAAAACTGGTTTGGAATTAGAATATGAAAGATATTTACAAGGTAAAGATGGTAGAAAACAAATAGAAGTAAATAATTTAGGTCAAAAAATTCGTGTTTTAGGGGTAGAACAACCTATTTCAGGTGATGATTTAGTTTTGAATATTGATTTTAAATTGCAAAAAATTGTTGAGAAGAATCTTAAAAATGAATTAAAGAAGTTACGTCAAAAAGCAAAAGATAAGAATAGTGAAGAATCTCAAGGTCTACCAACTGGAGGAGCTGTTGTAGCTTTAAATCCTAATAATGGAAAAGTCTTAGCTTTGGCTAGTGCCCCAGATTATAATTTATCACTCTTTTCTGGTGGGATTTCAATTAAAAAATGGGAAGAATTAAATACTAATTCTTTACGTCCATTATTTAATAGAGCAATAAAAAGCGCTCCACCATCTGGGTCTATTTTTAAGTTAGTAACTGGAACGGCTGCTATTGAAGAGTTAGGTATAACTGCTAATAGTCAATTCTATGATCCTGGCTATTACAAAGTAGGTGGAATTAGATTTAATAATTGGTTAACAGGGGGACAAGGGAATTTAGATTTCATTGATGCTATTGCATTTTCTAATAATACTGTCTTTTATAAATTAGGCCATCGTTTATATAAGACAGATAAAGTATTATTACAAAAATATGCTAGAAATTATGGGTTAGGTCAAAAAACAGGTATCGATTTACCGAATGAAGCATCAGGTTTAGTTCCTGATCCTACTTGGAGAGAAAAAATATTCAGCAAAAGAATTAATCAAATTTGGTTTCCGGGTTACACAATTAATCTTTCTATAGGTCAAGGGAACTTAAAGACTACTCCGGTTCAATTGGTCAATTTAGTATCTGCTGTGGCTAATGGAGGTACTATATATTCTCCACAGATAGTTGATAAAGTTATTAACAATCAAGGCAAGGTAGTTAAAAATTTCAAATCACAAATTCTTAATAAATTAAATATTGAAAAGAAGACTTTTGAAATTTTACAGGAAGGAATGGTAGGAGTTACTAATTACGGAACTGCTGCCTATATGTTTAAAAAGTTACCATTTAAAGTAGCTGGTAAGACTGGAACGGCTCAGACCGGAGGTAATAGAAATAATCATGCTTGGTTTGCTGGTTATGCTCCAGCTGATAATCCACAAGTAGCTATAGTTGTTTTTCTAGAACATGGTAATTCTAGTAGTAATACGTTGCCAATAGCCAAAAGAATTTTAGAAAGTTATTTAATTTCTAAAGCTAAACCTGCAAAAAATTCACAATAATATGCAAAAAAAGAATAATTTATAAATGAAAAAAAGGAAATGTAAATTTTTTCACGAAATAAATAAATATAATGATGTTATTT
This region of Selenihalanaerobacter shriftii genomic DNA includes:
- the mrdA gene encoding penicillin-binding protein 2; translation: MGVENKFNQRVKYFGIIIIILFVTLIGRSFYLQIILGNKYQKLANGNRIDIRDIQAPRGKIKTKDGRVLVSNRLAYTVSIIPEKAQEELTLTLKKLGEILKVKPTKLRDKIEKKGNHKSVVLKRDISQEELVIIEESKSELPGVIIDKLPVRDYVYGHFASHMLGYVGEISASQLKEYEQFGYETNDIVGKTGLELEYERYLQGKDGRKQIEVNNLGQKIRVLGVEQPISGDDLVLNIDFKLQKIVEKNLKNELKKLRQKAKDKNSEESQGLPTGGAVVALNPNNGKVLALASAPDYNLSLFSGGISIKKWEELNTNSLRPLFNRAIKSAPPSGSIFKLVTGTAAIEELGITANSQFYDPGYYKVGGIRFNNWLTGGQGNLDFIDAIAFSNNTVFYKLGHRLYKTDKVLLQKYARNYGLGQKTGIDLPNEASGLVPDPTWREKIFSKRINQIWFPGYTINLSIGQGNLKTTPVQLVNLVSAVANGGTIYSPQIVDKVINNQGKVVKNFKSQILNKLNIEKKTFEILQEGMVGVTNYGTAAYMFKKLPFKVAGKTGTAQTGGNRNNHAWFAGYAPADNPQVAIVVFLEHGNSSSNTLPIAKRILESYLISKAKPAKNSQ
- the mreD gene encoding rod shape-determining protein MreD; the encoded protein is MQYLVYFVLMLISLVLQITIFAFYPVWGVTPDLLLIIVISSALLNGYRKGAYIGFFTGLIQDVFSSGLFGSNIVIKLILGYACGFLQKKIYPKSIIIPGLVITVSTIFSQLLMVILTDHIMLQAELWTRFKEVTLPLIIYHILLSLFIYPMMYYIKYKFLDNYLK